The Podarcis muralis chromosome 16, rPodMur119.hap1.1, whole genome shotgun sequence genomic interval ccttgtgccctccatctttcccaacatcagggtcttttccagggagtcctctcttctcatgaggtggccaaagtattggagcctcagcttcaggatctgtccttccttagcTTCACATTAATACATGTTCAACCCCATCATTTAGGTTTGGCCGGAAAGCCCTCATCGTCTGGAGCTACCTGCTGATGGGGGTGGCGGGCAGCTCCACTGCCTTCGCACCAAACTACACGGCTTACTGCGTTTTCCGCTTCCTGTGTGGAATGGCCATGTCGGGGATAGCGATTAACTCCGTCTCCCTGTGTGAGTACTTCGACGCTCCTCTCTCACTGGCCAAGTCCTCAAGCAGCCCTTCACAAGCCACCTGAGAAGACCAGGCTCACTTCCATTTCATCCTACAAACCGGGGATGGGGACCTCAGGTCCCAGGGCCAAGGGTAGCCCCCAAGGCCTGTCTAACTGGCCGCCGTGACTCTCCTCAGACACCTCCCCCGCCTTCCCTAGGCAATACCTTTCGCTGGCCCTGAAGGGGTTTTTGTCTGGAGGGAACGTGCCCTTGcactctgacaatgcctcttgcttgtggatatttggtggagcatgagactcttcatttcagggtcgtgggttcgagccccacatggggcaaaaagggggttgggctagatgacccttgtggtgccttccaactctctatattattattattattattattattattattattattattattactattattactattattactattattactattattactattattactattattactattattactattatatattagttttttaacatcattttcaacagttattaaacatacttttatatcttatacaatttttttacttccatcaatcacatctgaaaatttcccaaccttttccacttaatttacatttcttactttcactattacatttaagtaTCATAAGTAATGTCTCTCCTCTTTATCTTctgtgcaatatttcatatattcctccttacaaaatttcttgtagtcctactagcgtaatttgctcttcaaatagttcgtatatttcttccaatcttctgtgaatctcttgtggtgccttccaactctataattctatgactgtCTGGATGGAAaatggagagggtgtgtgtgtatttagaaACAAGCCTACTTTACAAGGGGAAAAGTTTACATTTTAACTGTACTAAGCCAGCACTTCTACACACTTTATTTTTGTATATTGAAACATTGCTCCCAATTTGAAAAGAAAAACCTATGCCTTTTTAATCTACGTGACTATAACAGCTCTGTGTTTCGGTGCCCTGTCCACTCAATCAACTCCCATGGCACTTAATCAACTTGAATTTGAGTCAACAGCTCAGGTTCAAAGGTGGGAAAAGAAAACTATATCCTAGCTAGGCAACTAATGTACGACTCCTACCCTGAACAGCAAGAATCGCGGCAAGAAAGTGGTACCCATAATTGTTACCTGCGCACTTTTATCGTTTTTACTCACCCTGCTCCTCTGACATCGGTTGCCAACCTGaaaaaagcagcattttaaaaaaatgtatcctTGTCTCCTTCCCCAGGCATGGAGTGGATTCCGACCAAGTACCGTGCCATTGTTGGCACCATCAACGGTTATGGCTACACCTCTGGGCAGTTCATCCTGGCTGGACTGGCGTACGCCATCCCTGGCTGGCGCTGGCTGCAGCTGACAGTCTCCCTGCCTTTCTTTGTATTCTTCCTCTACTCCTGGTAGGTCAATGTGGTCTGCTGGCAGTGGCGCCaccagggcaggactttggggcagagaaGCCCAAAGCTCAGGAGCAGGAGGGCTCAGGCCGCCCCGTACATCAGGGCTGGCTTGACACATTTTGCAGCAAGTGAAGTAATACGCATGGCTGGGTCCTGCTTACTGCAGGCCCCAGTCCCAAAGTCGGAGAGTGGAAGGTGCTCCAAGCTCACAGTGGGttactttgcatttttaaatcGGTCCCAGTATATCCTTCCAACAAGGGTGGGAAAACATTTtggtccaagggccacattccttgtGAATGACTTCCCTGGggccacatgacagtggtgggcggggccaaagGGAAAAGAGGGCGCGGCAGCAGGTGTGAATCTTACCTTTCTCTAGGAGGCTAAATCAGACGTCTCCATGCAGGCAAGAAAAGAGGCACAATCACAGTTCGAGGACAAATTCTAGCAGGCAGAAGCCATCAAGGACATAGCTgttaactttccccttttttaaagggaaattcccttattccaaataggattcctctcaagaaaagggaaaagttgacaggtaTGGTCAAGGAGTGGTGGgacacagaggagtggtgggaggcacaagctggggaatccccaagggaacccccagaggaagaaggctcagagcccaaggaatggtggtgggatgatAAGAACTGGACAGAGGGAgcagacagggaggaggaggaggaagcagaagaggtaacagggtttagtgagcagggagattcggtggcagagagaagtccagaattggAAGCAGCAGTGGAGGGAGCCcaaaaggcagagatgagtcaggctggtgaggaACCCagggtgtctctctctctctctctcctgctgcaccaagctcccctcccccatggtctcccaggaccagaagaggtatgaagagggaagagcagagaGAGGCACATTGGTGTAGTCTCAGATTGTCTGGGAAGgatctgggagaggaggggacttaggcagctgtgggaaggcagagaCATTCAGCCTCCACAATTGCCTCATAAAGGCAAGACCAATAgaaaagagttgctgtgctcattaggcctggctccCCTGAGCAGGCATTTCTTCTGATAAAGAGTTAACTGCTCCCTGCTCtagccattccttccttccctcagAGAGCTACTGAAAGAACCCCCTTTTCTTGTATTTGGTCTGCAGGCTGTATGTGGAGTCGGCACGATGGCTGGCAATTTCAGGAAAACACGATCAGGCAGTGAAAGGCCTCAAGAGAGCCGCCCAAATAAATGGGAAGAAGAACGAAGGAGACAAACTTAGTGTGGAGGTACATCACGCTGGGGATGCAGGACAAGGAAGAAATGCAACTTCTTGCACAGGCACAAAATTAGGAAGCAGCCGTGTGTGCAACGGCCCTAGCAAACTCATTGGTAGAGTTCAAATTCAGGCCTCCCATCCTGAGACACCTGAGGACTGGCTGCAGTTGGCTGTGATGGAAAAGTACTCTGAGCACATATCCCTAGGGCTCAGCCATTTTCAGTTCACTTCATTCAGTTATTCATTTTTCATTCATGAATGTTGCCAAATAAACTCCTATTTAGTGGGAATGTGCTAACCATGAGATCGTTTGGCCATTACGAATCCAGCTTGGGAGGTTGGCGAGTCCCTCATTTGCCAACATATTTTGATGCCTTTCAACTATTTCAttccacttttaatttgtataccacctttctatatATGCTATGCACGAGCTTGCTAGATTAAAATTTGATTTCCAAAGCAAAACGCTTTGCTGCACAGCTCAGGTTCATTGTCAGCCGACTTGTGTCGGGAGCTGTAAAGCATTTAATGCCCCTGTTTTCTCATTCTGTAACAAGTCTTGGGAGACAAAGTGTCGGCAGATTAGGCTCTCTGTGGCCATGGGCcaagatggctatgttctgcttccacagttagGGGCACCatgtctctgaatatcagttggtgGGAATCACAGATGAAGAGAGTTGTgactgtgctcaggtcctgtttaggGGCTTTACAGAAGAGGCGTCTGATTGgctactgggagaacaggatgctgcagggTTGCGTTGGTGACCTTCTGTCCCCTGCTTGGTTTATCCCAACTTTGCCTCTCTTCCTGCTCAGGTTTTGAAATCCAGCATGCAAAAGGAGCTCTCCTCCGCCACCAAAGCCAGCCACGGCATGGCCGACCTGGTGTGGACACCTGCCATTCGCAGAATCTCCTGCGGGATCTCCCTTGTCTGGCAAGTGCCTTCTTTTCTTCTACTTGCTGGGGCaaaaaaaaaggaacacaaactttgCCGCCACCCCAATACAATGTCGGGGACAGGCTGGATGAAGAGGAGCACTAGGAGACTCCAACCGAATAACTCCCCCAGGAAAacagcagaggaggaaggctcacaACCAAGATTGTGGTGGTGGGACTCTGGAGACAGGTCAGAGATGGAGGGAGGCTGGGAAGCGCAAGGAGCAACAGGCTCGAGGGAAAGAGAAGAGCCTGAGGCAGAAAGCCCTTCGAGGGCAAGAcagggtaataataatgatattattatttataccctgtccatctggatgggttccccagccactctgggcagctcccaaccaaatattaaaataccgtaatacatcaaacattaaaagcctccctaaacagggctgccttcagatgtcttctaaaagtctggtagttgttgttctctttgacatctggtgggagggtgttccacagggcgggcgccactaccgagaaggccctctgcctggttccctgtaacctcacttcttgcagtgagggaactgccagaaggccctcgccgctggacctcagtgtccgggcagaacgatgggggtggagacgctccttcagatatacaagtACAGATATACgggtacagagagagagagaaatcaggcCCTGGACCTGAAAGAGAGAAGGTGGAAAGGACAAAAGCTGCACCAGCTTTGCAACAGCTGCCCGGTCCCTCTATGTTGAGCATCCCTCCTGCTTTGACCCCAAGGCCATGCAGGGCCTTACATGTAGCTGAACAGAAAGCTCAGGAAGCCCAAGGGCCTGCCAGAGTTTGAGCCAGTTTGGGAGACATCCAGAGGAGGAGATTTAGGTGGAAGGAGGAGGGGCCAAGAGCTAGTCTTGGCAACGTTGCCACTGAGAGCAGCCATGCCTGCGTGCTCCCTGCTTGAATGctattttcttgaatcaaaagcCAGCTTTACTTTGAGTCTCTGTTCTAACCTGCAAATGACCCAGCCTTGACATGCTAGCAAACAAATAGGGGATGCAAAAAAGGGGTGGTGGAATAAGGAGAATGCAGAGGGGCTGAATGAATCATTTGCATATACCTGCATCAGTGGCAGGTGTAGGGTGGATGCATATACCTGAACTATCTTTCTCAAGAAGGAAGTCTGaggaatgggccttttcagtgttggCTCCCTGTTTGAGCAATGCTTTCCCTAGGGAAGCATGCCAGGAGCCCTCATTCACGCATGTCTGAATTTTGAAAGGCAGTTCTCCAGCCGGGTAATGCGTACACACatgcatatactagggcaaagtgtgcaCTAAAATGCCTATGTTAGTGAAAATCACATACAACGCTGTATTCTccagggggaaattgctttacgAAAATGTGCAAAATCACATACAAATGTGACTCTTtggagaaatccacactaaatGGCTGGTGAATTTTCGCAAgattgcttaaaaataaaataaaaactgcaaactgatatggaaatgtggagaacggaATGTAAGATTGGAGAGAAAGAACTGTCAGAAACTGAAACCAACAGATTATAGGAATCCATTTCAGACAAGGCAGGGATAGCTTTTGCATTGTTGGGAAGCAAGGAAGTTGGGGGCGTGTTGGTTGAGCATCCTGACTTGTGATCTGTCACCCCAGGTTCTCCACTGCCTTTGCCTATTATGGGCTGGCCATGGACCTGCAGAACTTTGGCTTCAACATCTACCTAACCCAGCTGGTCTTTGGCGCTGTTGACTTCCCAGCCAAGCTGGCCTCAGTGCTGACCATCACATTTGTGGGCCGCCGGTTCTCCCAGGCTTCGTCACTTATCCTGGCAGGGCTTTGCATCCTGGCCAACATCTTTGTGCCTTCAGGTGAGGATCTTGTTATGAGTGCGGCACAGAAATTGGTTCGTGCAAAGATATAGTGTCTCCCCTCCCACTGGCCTCAATCCCaggcataagaagagtcctggtgGAACAGGTCAATGCTTCAcccagtccaggatcctgttctcacagcagccagccagctgttccaatgggaagcccaaaagcgaGACCCGAGCAACTCTCCCTACCTCTAGTTTCCAGCTATTGGTGTTCAGATGCATATTTCCTTCAACAGCAGAGCTtcagcatagccatcgtggctagatgtcattggtagccttatcctctgtgaatttttgCTTCCAACTGACAATTCTCTCTTAATTCTTAGATCTGAACAATCTGCGAATGGTTTTTGCTGTGATCGGCAAAGGCTCCCTTGCAGCCTCCTTCAACTGCGCCTACATCTTCTCCGGAGAGCTTTTCCCAACTGTGGTCAGGTGGGTCAAAGGGAGTCCTGGAAACctacaatgcaaaattcagataactgtgaaggatagctgtgtttcggtttgtgtattgttttgaaaagtgtgtttaaggtagatttgcctttaaatgaaaacGGAACTTCTCCTTTATCCCTATTGAAAAGTGTGGAATTAATTAAGGATTAACAGGAAGACGTACAAACGCCTCACAAGCAAGTCATGGCAAATGCATTGCCAAGAAATCAGAATGAAAAGTTCAGTAAAGCTGTCTAGCTGCCCTTTAAGCTTTGTGTGAGCAAATCAAGATGACTGCTCAACAAACAGGCCATCTGGAAGAgccctgcatttttattttgtatcttgTGATGCTGCCCTAGAAAACTCTAAGCAAACTGACGGTCGCGCAATCCACATTCAAACCAGAAGCTCTAGAAAGAGCTGAAAACTGCAGATCTTCACATCAGTTTCCTCTCCTGCCACAGGCAATCGGGGATGGGCCTGGGGGGTACCATGGCCCGTGTGGGTAGCATGATAGCCCCTCTGGTGAAGATGACTGGGGAAATATTCGCACCGTTGCCGCTGATCATCTATGGAACGGCCCCCATTATCTCTGGCATTGCTGCCTGTTTTCTACCAGAgacccggaatgtcccacttgcAGAGACAATTGAGGAAGTGGAGAGACGGTGAGTTTCAAGATATATCTAACGCTTTGGGGAGGTTTCTGCCCTGGTGGCCCTGCCCTCAAATTGGGCTGGctaaggaagaaaagagggacgcgggagctcctgttgctgggtcccagctcctgccaacctagcagttcgaaagcacgtcaaagtgcaagtagataaataggtaccgctctggcgggaaggtaaatggcatttccgtgtgctgctctggtttcgccagaagcagcttagtcatgctggccacatgacctggaaaaactgtctgtggacaaatgttggctccctcgcccagtaaagcaagatgagctctgcaaccccagaatcgttcacgactggacttaactgtcaggggtcctttacctttacctttaagaaagaaaacagaattcTATATACTACTCAGAGACACTAACCCCCCCCTTCTTTAACTGACGAATTTATAAGACTTTTAGGCtggaatcctatacacatttaaagataaagggacccctgaccattaggtccagttgtggccggctctggggttgtggcgctcatctcactttattggccaagggagccggcgtacagcttccgggtcatgtggccagcatgactaagctgcatctggcgaaccagagcagcgcacggaaatgccgtttactttcccgctgtagtgctacctacttatctacttgcacttgatgtgctttcgaactgctaggttggcaggagtctaTACACATTTAGTGAACAGTAaatgccttgtgggatatctttgggagaagaaaaggcaaaggagtaaaccctacacaaatccagagtggagtctctaagacggTTAGATAAACATGCCCATCTCCTTCCGCCATTTCCGCATAGGGCATAATCACTCTCCTTGCTACCTCCTGTATTGCTTATTTCTGTTCAATCACTTTTACTTTTAAGGTCAAGACCCCTCCGAGAGGATGAACAACAAATGAAGGTTCTTCTTGCCTCCACCAAATCTGATCCCATCAAAGATGGTAGCTAAGAAGACAAAAGACACAGGGGCTTTTTCACTCCACCCTCACCTG includes:
- the LOC114586517 gene encoding solute carrier family 22 member 6-A-like; amino-acid sequence: MTFADILDNLGGMGRFQRMSVAFLAIPLMFLANHNLLQNFTAGIPEHHCRPRITANHTRHASNLTQQLGAESSLRISIPVDENKQVEKCRRFVTTQWRLLDPNATLPSNAVVDTEPCVDGWIYDRSMFTNTIISEWDLVCDSRTLRQMAQSIYMAGVLIGSVLFGNLSDRFGRKALIVWSYLLMGVAGSSTAFAPNYTAYCVFRFLCGMAMSGIAINSVSLCMEWIPTKYRAIVGTINGYGYTSGQFILAGLAYAIPGWRWLQLTVSLPFFVFFLYSWLYVESARWLAISGKHDQAVKGLKRAAQINGKKNEGDKLSVEVLKSSMQKELSSATKASHGMADLVWTPAIRRISCGISLVWFSTAFAYYGLAMDLQNFGFNIYLTQLVFGAVDFPAKLASVLTITFVGRRFSQASSLILAGLCILANIFVPSDLNNLRMVFAVIGKGSLAASFNCAYIFSGELFPTVVRQSGMGLGGTMARVGSMIAPLVKMTGEIFAPLPLIIYGTAPIISGIAACFLPETRNVPLAETIEEVERRSRPLREDEQQMKVLLASTKSDPIKDGS